The following are encoded together in the Gordonia insulae genome:
- a CDS encoding AMP-binding protein, translating into MTESAYARGGDSPDLLTETIGATLARTVASFGDNVALIDAAAKREWTYAEFHRDVRALAAGLVRLGVSPGDRVGLWSPNRFEWVLTQYATAEIGAILVNLNPAYRQNEIEYALAQSGTSVVVAAERFKDSAYASMLADARPNCPEVREVVLFDSAEWAALLTEPTAEEAARVAEIASALSPDDAINIQYTSGTTGFPKGATLSHRNIGNNGYLVGELLDYTDADRICLPVPFYHCFGMVMGNLAATSHGAAMVIPGPAFDPEATLAAVSEYRCTSLYGVPTMFIAELDLLDQTGAGSGASGPDESGAGSFDLSGLRTGIMAGSPCPEHVMRQVVDRMHMGQVSICYGMTETSPVSTQTRVDDPLELRVGTVGRVGPHLEIKVIDPVTGDTLQRGETGEFCTKGYSVMKGYWNDPEKTAEALDGDGWMHTGDLAVMDDAGYVRITGRIKDMVIRGGENVYPREIEEFLYTHPDILDAQVIGVPDEKYGEELMAWVRLREGAADFTQDDLRTFASGKIARHKIPRYVHVVKEFPMTVTGKVRKVQMRAEAVDILGL; encoded by the coding sequence ATGACCGAATCGGCCTACGCGCGGGGTGGGGACTCCCCGGATCTGCTGACCGAGACCATCGGTGCGACCCTGGCGCGGACGGTGGCATCCTTCGGCGACAACGTCGCCCTCATCGACGCCGCCGCGAAGCGGGAGTGGACCTACGCCGAGTTCCACCGCGACGTGCGGGCTCTGGCCGCCGGTCTGGTGCGGCTCGGGGTGTCGCCGGGGGATCGGGTCGGTCTGTGGTCGCCCAACCGGTTCGAGTGGGTCCTCACGCAGTACGCCACCGCGGAGATCGGTGCGATCCTGGTCAATCTGAATCCGGCGTACCGCCAGAACGAGATCGAATACGCGCTGGCGCAGTCCGGGACGAGCGTCGTGGTCGCTGCCGAACGCTTCAAGGACTCCGCGTACGCATCGATGCTCGCCGACGCCCGGCCGAACTGTCCGGAGGTCCGGGAAGTCGTTCTGTTCGATTCCGCGGAATGGGCCGCGCTTCTCACCGAGCCGACCGCGGAGGAGGCGGCGCGCGTTGCCGAGATCGCCTCCGCGTTGTCGCCCGATGACGCGATCAACATCCAGTACACGTCGGGGACCACCGGTTTCCCGAAGGGTGCCACGCTGTCCCACCGCAACATCGGCAACAACGGGTACCTGGTGGGGGAGCTCCTCGACTACACCGACGCCGACCGGATCTGCCTGCCCGTGCCCTTCTACCACTGCTTCGGGATGGTGATGGGTAATCTCGCGGCCACCAGTCACGGTGCCGCGATGGTGATCCCCGGGCCGGCGTTCGATCCGGAGGCGACGCTGGCCGCAGTGTCCGAATACCGGTGCACCAGCCTGTACGGCGTGCCCACCATGTTCATCGCGGAGCTCGATCTGCTCGATCAGACCGGCGCCGGGAGCGGAGCGAGCGGGCCGGATGAGTCCGGCGCCGGGAGCTTTGATCTCTCGGGTCTGCGGACCGGGATCATGGCCGGCTCACCGTGTCCGGAACACGTGATGCGACAGGTCGTCGACCGGATGCACATGGGTCAGGTCTCCATCTGTTACGGCATGACCGAGACGTCGCCGGTGTCGACGCAGACCCGGGTCGACGATCCGCTCGAGCTCCGGGTCGGAACCGTCGGTCGCGTCGGCCCCCACCTGGAGATCAAGGTGATCGACCCGGTGACCGGAGATACGTTGCAGCGCGGCGAGACCGGCGAGTTCTGCACGAAGGGTTACTCGGTCATGAAGGGGTACTGGAACGATCCGGAGAAGACCGCCGAGGCGCTGGACGGCGACGGGTGGATGCACACCGGGGACCTCGCGGTGATGGACGACGCCGGCTACGTGCGGATCACCGGGCGCATCAAGGACATGGTGATCCGTGGCGGCGAGAACGTGTACCCGCGGGAGATCGAGGAGTTCCTCTACACCCATCCCGACATCCTCGACGCCCAGGTCATCGGCGTGCCGGACGAGAAGTACGGCGAGGAACTGATGGCTTGGGTCCGGCTGCGTGAGGGTGCGGCCGACTTCACCCAGGACGACCTGCGCACCTTCGCCTCCGGCAAGATCGCGCGGCACAAGATCCCGCGGTATGTCCACGTGGTCAAGGAATTCCCGATGACGGTCACCGGGAAGGTACGCAAGGTCCAGATGCGGGCCGAGGCCGTCGACATTCTCGGTCTGTAG